In Providencia zhijiangensis, a single window of DNA contains:
- the lptC gene encoding LPS export ABC transporter periplasmic protein LptC has translation MSNAKKWLIIVLSLIVLGLIGWNFSVYDDSKPLTTEINDGKPNYQTDDSVTFVYNPAGDLAYKLAASKVDNYTDGKITWFTNPVLTTYNDAGTPTWTVKSIKARLTKERVLYLYSDVQVDSLTPEPQIQRITTDNAVVNLVTQDVSSDDKVTIIGHGLNSTGLKMKGNLRTRTAELIEDVKTHYELQPKEQHNESSN, from the coding sequence ATGAGCAACGCAAAAAAGTGGTTAATCATTGTTTTATCCCTCATTGTACTGGGGCTAATTGGTTGGAACTTTTCGGTTTACGACGACTCCAAACCATTAACAACAGAAATCAATGACGGGAAACCTAATTATCAAACTGATGATTCGGTAACTTTCGTCTATAATCCTGCGGGCGATTTAGCCTATAAACTCGCCGCGAGCAAAGTTGATAATTATACCGATGGAAAAATCACATGGTTTACCAATCCGGTATTAACCACTTATAACGATGCGGGTACGCCAACTTGGACGGTGAAATCCATTAAAGCAAGATTAACCAAAGAACGCGTGCTCTATCTGTATAGCGATGTTCAAGTTGACAGTTTGACCCCAGAGCCTCAAATCCAGCGTATTACCACAGATAATGCGGTGGTCAATCTAGTCACACAAGATGTTTCATCTGACGATAAAGTTACCATTATCGGACACGGGCTAAATTCAACGGGCTTAAAAATGAAGGGGAACCTTCGTACAAGAACCGCTGAATTAATTGAAGATGTTAAAACTCACTATGAGTTACAACCAAAAGAGCAACACAATGAATCAAGTAACTAA
- the lptA gene encoding lipopolysaccharide ABC transporter substrate-binding protein LptA → MNQVTKKSFIQGAVASAILALSLPAMALKTDTQQPMTINSVKQSLDLEKNITTFTDDVVIKQGSIDIRANKVVVTRPSSDSDKIVIEAFGTPVTFFQLQDDGKPIKGHASKARYEVDQQLVTLTGDAYLEQLDSNIKGDKITYVVPTQKMEAFSDKGKRVTTVLLPAQLQEKGPAAQGSSTSKSK, encoded by the coding sequence ATGAATCAAGTAACTAAGAAAAGTTTTATTCAAGGGGCTGTTGCAAGTGCAATTTTGGCTCTTAGCCTGCCGGCAATGGCACTGAAAACAGATACTCAACAGCCGATGACCATTAACTCGGTTAAGCAATCTCTTGATTTAGAAAAAAATATCACCACATTTACTGATGACGTTGTTATCAAACAAGGTTCCATTGATATTCGTGCCAACAAAGTTGTTGTGACGCGTCCAAGCAGCGATTCCGATAAAATCGTCATTGAAGCATTTGGTACGCCAGTGACTTTCTTCCAGTTACAAGACGATGGCAAACCAATTAAAGGTCACGCATCCAAAGCACGTTATGAAGTTGATCAGCAGCTGGTTACATTAACTGGTGATGCCTACCTTGAACAGCTCGATAGCAATATCAAAGGCGATAAGATTACTTACGTCGTTCCAACGCAAAAAATGGAAGCGTTCAGTGATAAAGGCAAGCGCGTAACGACTGTCTTATTACCAGCCCAGTTACAAGAGAAAGGCCCAGCAGCGCAGGGTTCATCAACAAGTAAGAGTAAATAA
- the lptB gene encoding LPS export ABC transporter ATP-binding protein: MATLTAENLAKSYKKRSVVTDVSLEVKSGEIVGLLGPNGAGKTTTFYMVVGIVQRDAGKILIDGEDISLLPLHERARRGIGYLPQEASIFRRLSVYDNLMAVLEIRPDLTSEQRKERAEELMEEFSITHLRDSVGQSLSGGERRRVEIARALAANPKFILLDEPFAGVDPISVLDIKKIIQHLRDYGLGVLITDHNVRETLDVCERAYIVSQGHLIAHGSPEMILENEQVKRVYLGEGFRL, translated from the coding sequence ATGGCAACACTAACCGCAGAGAATCTGGCGAAATCCTATAAAAAACGCAGCGTAGTCACTGACGTCAGCCTCGAAGTGAAATCAGGGGAAATCGTTGGTCTCTTAGGCCCTAACGGTGCGGGTAAAACGACCACTTTTTATATGGTAGTCGGCATTGTTCAGCGGGATGCTGGTAAAATTTTAATTGATGGGGAAGATATTAGCTTACTGCCTCTGCATGAGCGCGCTCGTCGTGGCATTGGCTACCTTCCTCAAGAAGCGTCTATTTTCCGCCGTCTCAGTGTGTATGACAACCTGATGGCGGTGTTAGAAATTCGTCCAGACTTAACCTCAGAACAGCGCAAAGAGCGCGCTGAAGAGCTGATGGAAGAGTTCAGCATTACTCACTTGCGCGATAGCGTAGGTCAGTCACTGTCTGGTGGTGAGCGTCGTCGTGTGGAAATTGCACGCGCCCTCGCTGCTAATCCAAAATTTATCCTGTTAGATGAGCCGTTTGCTGGGGTTGACCCGATTTCCGTTTTGGATATCAAAAAAATCATCCAACACTTGCGTGACTATGGGCTTGGCGTATTAATCACTGACCATAACGTCCGTGAAACTCTCGATGTTTGCGAACGTGCTTACATTGTTAGTCAAGGGCACTTGATTGCTCACGGCTCGCCAGAGATGATCCTTGAAAACGAGCAAGTGAAACGCGTTTATTTGGGTGAAGGCTTTAGACTGTAG
- the rpoN gene encoding RNA polymerase factor sigma-54, with product MKQSLQLRISQQLAMTPQLQQAIRLLQLSTLELQQEIQLALETNPLLEQEESSSEQENLDNLSNDTDSSEIDTKDALEKADMPDELPLDADWDEIYTAGTPSGTSNDYSFDELPVYQGETTQTLQDYLIWQADLTPFTDTDRAIATSIIDSIDDSGYLTSSISEIHEGIDDPDITLEEVVAVLKRIQHFDPLGVAAQDLKECLLIQLSLYPKETIGLQEARLIISNHIDLLANRDFRQLSKLTRLKEDALKTAIDLILTLNPKPGQSINTGESEYVIPDVLVKKVGGHWQVELNTDSIPKLSINNHYASMANNSASESDTQYIRSHLQDAKWLIKSLESRHETLLKVATCIVEQQQEFFELGEEYMKPMILADIAYQVDMHESTISRVTTQKFLHSPRGIFELKYFFSSHVSTDTGGEASSTAIRALVKKLVAAENPAKPLSDSKLTSMLAEQGIQVARRTVAKYRESLSIPPSNQRKQLV from the coding sequence ATGAAGCAAAGTTTGCAGCTCAGAATCAGTCAACAACTTGCAATGACGCCTCAATTGCAACAGGCCATCCGCCTGTTGCAGTTATCCACACTTGAGCTTCAACAAGAAATTCAACTCGCCCTTGAAACCAACCCTCTGCTCGAACAAGAAGAATCATCCTCTGAGCAAGAAAATTTAGATAATCTAAGCAACGACACTGACAGCAGCGAAATCGATACTAAAGATGCCCTCGAAAAAGCAGATATGCCCGATGAGCTTCCTCTAGATGCTGATTGGGATGAAATCTATACGGCAGGCACCCCGTCAGGAACGAGCAACGACTATAGCTTCGATGAACTTCCTGTTTACCAAGGGGAAACCACCCAAACACTGCAAGATTATCTAATCTGGCAAGCGGATCTCACCCCGTTTACCGATACCGACCGCGCGATTGCAACCTCGATTATCGATTCGATTGATGATTCAGGCTATCTCACAAGTTCAATCAGTGAGATCCACGAAGGGATTGATGACCCCGATATCACTTTAGAAGAAGTGGTTGCCGTTTTAAAACGCATTCAGCATTTCGACCCATTAGGGGTGGCGGCGCAGGATCTCAAAGAGTGTTTACTGATCCAGCTCTCTTTATACCCCAAAGAGACAATTGGCCTGCAAGAAGCTAGACTGATTATTAGCAATCATATTGATTTACTGGCAAATCGTGACTTTCGTCAACTGAGTAAACTGACCCGTTTAAAAGAAGATGCGCTGAAAACAGCAATTGACCTGATCCTTACGCTGAATCCCAAGCCAGGGCAGTCAATCAATACGGGTGAATCGGAATATGTTATTCCCGATGTGCTGGTGAAAAAAGTCGGTGGACACTGGCAAGTTGAGTTAAATACAGATAGCATCCCTAAGTTAAGCATCAATAATCATTATGCTTCAATGGCAAATAATTCAGCCAGCGAAAGTGACACGCAATATATTCGCAGTCACTTGCAGGATGCGAAATGGCTGATTAAAAGCTTAGAAAGTCGCCATGAAACATTACTGAAAGTGGCGACCTGTATTGTTGAGCAACAACAAGAATTTTTTGAGTTAGGCGAAGAGTATATGAAACCGATGATTTTGGCAGACATTGCCTATCAGGTGGACATGCATGAATCGACTATCTCCCGTGTGACAACCCAAAAATTCCTGCATAGTCCACGAGGCATTTTTGAGTTGAAGTATTTTTTCTCCAGTCACGTCAGTACGGACACCGGAGGAGAAGCCTCCTCCACTGCGATTCGTGCACTGGTGAAGAAGCTGGTTGCTGCGGAAAACCCAGCAAAACCATTGAGTGACAGTAAATTGACGAGTATGCTGGCAGAGCAAGGTATACAAGTTGCTCGTCGAACTGTTGCTAAGTATCGTGAGTCATTATCTATTCCGCCATCAAATCAACGTAAACAGTTGGTTTAA
- the hpf gene encoding ribosome hibernation promoting factor: MEFQITGHNIEVTPALRETVEKKLKKLEQLFDRINSIQVVLKVEKVQQIAEATLQLNGAELHASAEDDDMYAALDLLLDKLSRQLTKHKEKLRQH, translated from the coding sequence ATGGAATTTCAGATTACTGGACACAATATTGAAGTTACACCGGCATTGCGCGAAACGGTTGAGAAAAAACTCAAAAAATTAGAGCAATTGTTTGATCGTATTAACAGTATCCAAGTTGTTCTGAAAGTGGAAAAAGTTCAGCAAATTGCTGAAGCCACCCTGCAACTCAACGGCGCAGAACTTCACGCATCAGCGGAAGACGACGATATGTACGCGGCACTTGATTTACTCCTTGATAAGCTGTCACGCCAATTAACCAAACATAAAGAAAAACTGAGACAACACTAA
- the ptsN gene encoding PTS IIA-like nitrogen regulatory protein PtsN, whose product MNSDIEIQLSDVLSASCTRNNLVCTSKKRALEIISELAAAELGLPENTVFEALLTREKVGTTGIGGGIAIPHGKLSEGESARAAGVFLHLEEPIAFDAIDNQPVDLLFALLVPSDQCKTHLHTLSLIAKKLADKAFCKRLRSAQSDEELYQIIIE is encoded by the coding sequence ATGAATAGTGATATAGAAATCCAATTAAGCGATGTTTTATCTGCCAGTTGCACACGTAATAATTTAGTTTGCACCAGTAAGAAGAGAGCATTAGAAATTATTAGTGAGTTAGCGGCCGCCGAGTTGGGATTACCGGAAAATACGGTATTTGAAGCGTTACTAACCAGAGAAAAAGTGGGTACCACGGGTATTGGTGGTGGAATTGCAATCCCTCATGGCAAACTTAGTGAAGGCGAAAGTGCACGCGCCGCTGGCGTGTTTTTGCATTTAGAAGAGCCCATTGCGTTTGATGCGATTGATAACCAACCTGTTGATCTGCTTTTTGCATTACTTGTTCCATCGGATCAATGTAAAACTCACTTACATACTTTATCTCTTATCGCTAAAAAATTAGCGGATAAAGCATTCTGTAAGCGTCTACGCAGTGCGCAAAGTGACGAAGAGTTATACCAGATCATCATTGAGTAA
- the rapZ gene encoding RNase adapter RapZ, translated as MVLMIVSGRSGSGKSVALRALEDMGFYCVDNLPVVLLPELANSLADRNISAAVSIDVRNMPDNPEVFEEAIDKLPSTFSPQLLFLDADRNTLIRRYSDTRRLHPLSSKNLSLESAIDEENELLEPLRSRADLVIDTSEMSVHELAEMLRTRLMGKRERELTMVFESFGFKHGIPIDADYVFDVRFLPNPHWDPKLRPMTGLDRPVAAFLDRHTEVHNFIYQTRSYLELWLPMLETNNRSYLTVAIGCTGGKHRSVYVAEQLADYFRSRGKNVQSRHRTLEKRKQ; from the coding sequence ATGGTGCTGATGATTGTCAGCGGCCGTTCCGGTTCGGGAAAATCCGTTGCCCTACGCGCGCTGGAAGATATGGGTTTCTATTGTGTGGATAACCTGCCGGTAGTCTTACTGCCGGAATTGGCTAATTCACTTGCCGATCGCAATATTTCTGCGGCCGTGAGCATTGACGTGCGTAATATGCCCGACAATCCAGAAGTGTTCGAAGAAGCGATTGATAAACTGCCATCAACCTTCTCACCACAACTGCTGTTTCTGGATGCGGATCGCAATACATTAATTCGTCGTTACAGTGATACCCGTCGATTACACCCGCTTTCAAGTAAAAACTTATCCTTAGAAAGTGCCATCGATGAAGAAAACGAGCTATTAGAGCCGCTACGTTCCCGCGCTGACTTGGTCATTGATACCTCAGAAATGTCAGTGCACGAATTAGCGGAAATGCTCAGAACTCGCTTAATGGGCAAACGCGAGCGTGAACTGACGATGGTGTTTGAGTCCTTCGGTTTCAAACACGGCATCCCAATTGATGCTGACTACGTTTTCGACGTACGCTTCTTACCTAACCCACACTGGGATCCAAAACTGCGCCCAATGACCGGTTTAGATCGTCCTGTTGCGGCCTTCTTGGATAGACACACCGAGGTTCATAACTTTATTTACCAGACTCGTAGTTACTTAGAGTTATGGCTGCCGATGTTAGAAACCAATAACCGCAGTTATCTCACCGTCGCCATCGGCTGTACGGGAGGAAAACACCGTTCGGTGTATGTGGCAGAACAGCTGGCTGATTATTTCCGCTCCCGTGGGAAAAACGTCCAGTCACGCCACAGAACGCTGGAAAAACGCAAGCAATGA
- the npr gene encoding PTS phosphocarrier protein NPr has translation MTVKATITLKNRLGMHARPAMLLYDLVKQFNSRVILKNDSQIEAEADSVIAMLMLDSEQGSKIDIEVSGPDEDLALSAIINLFESGFDEE, from the coding sequence ATGACCGTCAAAGCGACGATTACGCTGAAAAACCGTCTTGGTATGCATGCCAGACCAGCGATGCTTCTCTATGATTTAGTTAAACAATTTAACTCTAGAGTCATTTTAAAAAATGACAGTCAAATTGAGGCCGAGGCGGATAGCGTTATTGCGATGTTGATGTTAGACTCAGAACAAGGCAGTAAAATTGATATCGAAGTTAGCGGGCCCGATGAAGATTTGGCGTTATCTGCAATCATTAACCTGTTTGAAAGTGGATTTGACGAAGAGTAG
- the rnk gene encoding nucleoside diphosphate kinase regulator, with protein sequence MTKPTIIINDLDAERLDALMEQAAYAGTPVAEALNDELDRADIVSPQEIPADVVTMNSTVRFLDLISNEERTRTLVYPASLKDSAEQLSVMAPIGAALLGLHVNDEISWALPNGVETRVRVLEIVYQPEAAGEFHR encoded by the coding sequence ATGACAAAGCCAACAATTATTATCAATGATTTAGATGCAGAACGCTTAGATGCACTGATGGAGCAAGCCGCTTACGCGGGTACGCCTGTTGCTGAAGCACTAAACGACGAATTAGACCGCGCAGATATCGTCTCTCCACAAGAGATCCCTGCGGATGTGGTCACGATGAACAGTACTGTTCGTTTCTTAGATTTAATCAGTAACGAAGAGCGCACACGCACATTGGTTTACCCTGCCTCTCTTAAAGATAGTGCAGAACAACTGTCCGTGATGGCGCCAATCGGTGCAGCGTTATTAGGTTTACATGTTAACGACGAAATTAGCTGGGCACTGCCAAACGGCGTAGAAACCCGTGTTCGTGTGTTAGAGATTGTTTATCAACCTGAAGCGGCTGGCGAGTTCCATCGCTAG
- the pmbA gene encoding metalloprotease PmbA codes for MSVTEQVAEQRKQLEQAVAHALEFAKSRCDGAEVAVNKSTGISVSTRQGDVENVEFNSDGALGITVYHKQRKGSASSTDLSEEAIERTVQAAIDIANYTSEDPCAGPAEKSLLAFDAPDLNLFQATELSPEEAIKLASIAEMTALNADSRIVNTEGGSFNGHYGIRVFGNSLGLLKSYSSSRYSMSSCVIAEQNGEMVRDYAYTIARSMQALKSPEWVGQECARRTLSRLSPRKLPTMKAPVIFASEVATGLFGHLVGAISGSSIYRKSSFLMDSLGKQILPSWLTINEQPHLMGGLASSPFDSEGVRTTERNIVENGVLQTWLMTSYSARKLGLQSTGHAGGIHNWRIEGQGLSFDALLKQMGTGLVVTELMGQGVSGITGDYSRGASGFWVENGEIQYPVSEITIAGNLKDMWMNMVTIADDIETRSNIQCGSVLIPEMSIAGQ; via the coding sequence ATGAGTGTTACTGAACAAGTTGCCGAACAACGTAAACAATTAGAACAAGCCGTCGCCCACGCATTGGAATTCGCCAAAAGCCGTTGTGATGGCGCTGAAGTTGCAGTCAATAAAAGCACTGGCATTAGCGTGAGCACACGCCAAGGTGATGTGGAGAATGTGGAATTTAACAGTGATGGGGCGCTCGGGATCACGGTTTACCATAAACAACGTAAAGGTAGTGCATCTTCAACGGATTTAAGCGAAGAAGCCATTGAGCGTACAGTTCAAGCCGCGATTGATATTGCGAATTATACCTCTGAAGACCCATGCGCAGGTCCTGCTGAAAAATCATTACTGGCATTCGATGCACCGGATTTAAACTTGTTCCAAGCTACAGAGCTTTCCCCCGAGGAAGCCATTAAGCTGGCCTCGATTGCGGAAATGACCGCATTAAATGCAGATTCACGCATTGTGAATACGGAGGGCGGTAGCTTCAATGGGCACTATGGTATCCGTGTCTTTGGTAACTCTCTTGGCTTATTAAAGAGTTACAGTTCTAGCCGTTATTCGATGTCGAGCTGCGTAATAGCCGAGCAAAATGGCGAAATGGTGCGCGATTATGCGTATACCATCGCACGCAGCATGCAGGCATTAAAATCCCCTGAATGGGTTGGTCAAGAGTGTGCCCGTCGTACATTATCTCGCTTATCGCCGCGTAAATTACCAACCATGAAAGCCCCAGTGATTTTTGCCTCAGAAGTGGCGACGGGGTTATTTGGTCATTTAGTCGGTGCTATCAGCGGCAGCAGCATTTATCGTAAATCATCATTCTTAATGGATAGCCTTGGCAAACAAATTTTACCAAGTTGGTTAACTATCAATGAGCAGCCACATTTAATGGGCGGATTAGCCTCATCCCCATTTGACAGTGAAGGTGTGCGTACCACTGAGCGCAATATTGTGGAAAATGGCGTTCTGCAAACCTGGCTGATGACCAGTTATTCTGCGCGTAAACTGGGTCTGCAAAGCACGGGTCATGCGGGGGGGATCCATAACTGGCGCATTGAGGGACAAGGCTTATCATTTGACGCTTTGTTGAAGCAAATGGGTACTGGCTTAGTGGTCACTGAGTTGATGGGACAGGGTGTGAGTGGAATTACGGGGGATTATTCCCGTGGTGCATCTGGTTTTTGGGTTGAAAATGGCGAAATTCAGTATCCGGTGAGCGAAATTACTATTGCGGGTAATTTAAAGGATATGTGGATGAATATGGTGACTATCGCCGATGATATCGAAACGCGCAGTAATATTCAGTGTGGCTCTGTGCTGATCCCTGAAATGAGTATTGCAGGCCAGTAA
- the yjgA gene encoding ribosome biogenesis factor YjgA, translated as MAKQPEDWLDDIPAPQDDEDDEIIWVSKSEIKRDAEILKKLGAELVDLSKSELERIPLDTQLLEAIELAQKIKREGRRRQLQLIGKLLRSREVEPITDALDKLKNRHNQQVVIMHKLEDLRNRLLADGDEVIEEVVALFPQTDRQQLRALVRNAKKERDGNKPPKAFRQIFQYLKELSDSN; from the coding sequence ATGGCCAAACAGCCTGAAGATTGGCTGGATGATATCCCAGCGCCCCAAGATGATGAGGACGATGAGATTATTTGGGTCAGCAAAAGCGAAATTAAACGCGATGCCGAGATCCTCAAAAAACTGGGGGCTGAACTTGTTGATTTAAGTAAAAGCGAGCTTGAGCGCATCCCATTAGACACTCAATTACTTGAGGCTATCGAATTAGCGCAAAAAATTAAGCGTGAAGGCCGTCGTCGTCAATTACAGCTTATTGGTAAACTGCTACGTTCCCGTGAGGTTGAACCAATCACTGACGCCCTCGATAAGCTGAAAAACCGCCATAACCAGCAAGTTGTCATTATGCACAAGCTGGAAGATCTGCGTAACCGTTTATTGGCTGATGGCGATGAAGTCATTGAAGAAGTCGTTGCGCTGTTCCCACAAACTGATCGCCAGCAACTGCGTGCATTAGTCCGTAATGCGAAGAAAGAGCGTGATGGAAATAAGCCACCAAAAGCATTCCGCCAGATTTTCCAATATCTGAAAGAGCTTTCTGATAGCAACTGA
- a CDS encoding RBBP9/YdeN family alpha/beta hydrolase, translated as MDGKKVVIVHGYTASPNDNWFNWLKDELEAVGATVDVPALPESNSPDPQKWQQCLLDANIQFDENTILVGHSLGCITALRFLENNAPEGAKIGGYVLVSGFDRSLDTLSELTDHTQFSLDYNKLIGITDKRASIISSNDWVVDPDASMELAKALKTSVTMVESAGHFLDREGYTRLPALLNLLRFWY; from the coding sequence GTGGATGGTAAAAAAGTTGTCATTGTTCATGGTTATACAGCATCACCGAATGATAATTGGTTTAACTGGTTAAAAGATGAATTAGAAGCGGTAGGGGCGACGGTTGATGTGCCTGCATTACCGGAATCCAACTCTCCTGATCCGCAAAAATGGCAGCAATGTTTACTTGATGCCAATATTCAGTTTGATGAAAATACTATTTTAGTTGGGCACAGTTTAGGGTGTATTACGGCATTACGTTTTCTGGAAAATAATGCGCCGGAAGGGGCTAAAATTGGTGGCTATGTGCTAGTTTCTGGATTTGACCGCTCGCTGGATACATTGTCTGAGTTGACTGATCATACTCAGTTTTCATTGGATTATAATAAATTGATTGGCATAACGGATAAGCGAGCTTCGATTATCTCTTCCAATGATTGGGTCGTGGATCCTGATGCTTCAATGGAGTTAGCAAAAGCATTAAAAACCTCTGTCACGATGGTAGAAAGTGCGGGACATTTTCTTGATAGAGAAGGCTATACTCGACTTCCTGCGTTACTCAATCTTCTACGATTTTGGTATTAA
- a CDS encoding barstar family protein, with product MSKTVVFDFREIDSLEAFYQQFQQKFSLPKWFGHNLDGLWDVITGEIELPVTLIFSHLKAVQRTQFSSVIELMNEAEEELDEAFIFLIDITNNENEASQTPC from the coding sequence ATGAGCAAGACCGTCGTTTTTGATTTTCGTGAAATAGATAGCCTTGAGGCATTTTATCAGCAATTTCAGCAAAAATTCTCGCTTCCTAAATGGTTTGGACATAATCTCGATGGGTTATGGGATGTGATTACTGGGGAAATAGAGTTACCCGTGACGCTGATTTTTAGCCATTTAAAGGCTGTCCAGCGTACGCAATTTTCATCGGTGATTGAATTGATGAATGAAGCAGAAGAAGAGCTGGATGAAGCGTTTATTTTTCTTATAGATATCACGAATAATGAGAATGAAGCTTCTCAAACCCCATGCTAA
- a CDS encoding ribonuclease domain-containing protein, whose product MNKRIISLVLMAILIAISLYFKGGEQGAPEPSSGTSSTTQTISSTPPSREAITPHETPKTIDQLTAQNNVVSFMEKYQKLPAFYMTKKQAREAGWDAKKGNLCEVLPGRAIGGDRFSNREKGLPIAQGRQWFEADINYRCGHRGADRLLYSSDGMIFVSTDHYKTFQQVK is encoded by the coding sequence ATGAATAAACGTATTATTTCCTTAGTGTTAATGGCAATTTTGATTGCGATTAGCCTGTATTTTAAAGGTGGTGAGCAGGGCGCACCGGAACCATCTTCTGGTACATCATCAACCACGCAAACTATATCAAGTACACCGCCTTCCCGCGAAGCGATAACTCCGCATGAAACGCCAAAAACTATTGACCAACTGACCGCTCAGAACAATGTGGTCAGTTTTATGGAAAAATATCAAAAGCTTCCGGCATTTTATATGACGAAAAAACAGGCAAGAGAAGCGGGTTGGGATGCTAAAAAAGGGAATTTATGTGAAGTTTTACCCGGTAGAGCCATCGGTGGCGACCGCTTTTCTAACCGTGAAAAAGGTTTACCTATTGCACAGGGGCGTCAGTGGTTTGAAGCTGATATAAATTATCGTTGTGGGCACCGTGGTGCAGACCGTCTACTCTATTCCTCTGACGGGATGATCTTCGTCAGTACAGACCATTATAAAACGTTCCAACAAGTTAAATAA
- the tldD gene encoding metalloprotease TldD, whose protein sequence is MSLASVSEHLLAANGLGQDNLYDILGLLSERRVDYGDLFFQSSYHESWVLEDRIIKDGSYNIDQGVGVRAITGEKTGFAYADQISLLALTQSATAARSIVTEQGAGKSQILTNVDYKKLYSEADPLRSLPREQKIELLHRVDQVARAEDPRVIEVNASLTGVYEQVLVAATDGTLATDIRPLVRLSVSVLVEHDGKRERGASGGGGRYGYEYFLEIHQGQVVAEQYAREAVRMALVNLSAVAAPAGMMPVVLGAGWPGVLLHEAVGHGLEGDFNRRGTSVFSGKMGEQVASSLCTVVDDGTIAGRRGSLAIDDEGVPGQYNVLIENGILRNYIQDKHNARLMGVAPTGNARRESYAHLPMPRMTNTYMLAGESTPEEIIDSVEKGLYAPNFGGGQVDITSGKFVFSTSEAYLIENGKITSPVKGATLIGSGVEAMQQISMVGNDLALDKGVGVCGKEGQSVPVGVGQPTLKLDKMTVGGTA, encoded by the coding sequence ATGAGTTTAGCTTCTGTCAGCGAACATTTGCTGGCTGCCAACGGTCTTGGTCAAGATAATCTGTATGATATTTTAGGGCTGCTATCTGAGCGCCGTGTTGATTATGGGGATCTCTTTTTTCAGTCTAGCTACCATGAATCATGGGTTTTAGAAGACCGAATCATTAAAGACGGCTCCTACAATATTGACCAAGGTGTTGGGGTTCGAGCGATTACGGGTGAAAAAACAGGTTTTGCCTATGCAGACCAAATTTCACTACTGGCACTCACCCAAAGTGCCACAGCTGCCCGTAGTATCGTCACTGAACAAGGCGCTGGAAAGTCGCAGATTTTAACCAACGTAGACTACAAAAAACTCTATTCTGAAGCGGATCCTTTGCGTAGCTTACCGCGTGAGCAGAAAATTGAATTGCTGCATCGCGTTGACCAGGTGGCGCGCGCTGAAGATCCTCGCGTGATTGAAGTGAATGCCAGTTTAACGGGTGTGTATGAGCAAGTACTGGTCGCTGCAACCGATGGCACATTAGCGACGGATATCCGTCCTCTGGTGCGTTTATCGGTGAGTGTGCTGGTGGAACATGATGGCAAACGTGAACGCGGAGCAAGCGGTGGCGGCGGTCGTTATGGTTATGAATATTTCCTCGAAATCCATCAAGGGCAAGTCGTCGCGGAGCAGTATGCCCGTGAAGCGGTACGCATGGCGTTAGTGAATTTATCGGCAGTTGCCGCTCCCGCAGGCATGATGCCTGTAGTATTAGGTGCCGGTTGGCCGGGAGTTCTGCTCCACGAAGCGGTGGGCCATGGTTTAGAAGGTGACTTTAACCGTCGTGGTACCTCCGTTTTCTCAGGAAAAATGGGCGAACAAGTCGCATCTTCCCTGTGTACGGTGGTGGATGATGGAACCATTGCGGGGCGTCGCGGTTCATTAGCCATTGATGATGAAGGGGTTCCGGGCCAATACAATGTGTTGATTGAGAATGGAATTCTACGTAATTACATTCAAGATAAGCATAATGCGCGTTTAATGGGTGTGGCGCCAACTGGGAATGCGCGTCGTGAATCTTACGCTCATTTACCAATGCCTCGCATGACAAATACTTATATGTTAGCGGGTGAGTCAACACCGGAAGAGATTATTGACAGTGTTGAAAAAGGGTTGTATGCACCGAATTTCGGTGGTGGTCAGGTGGATATCACATCGGGTAAGTTTGTGTTTTCAACCTCTGAGGCTTACTTAATTGAAAATGGTAAAATTACCTCACCAGTGAAGGGCGCGACCTTAATTGGTTCTGGTGTTGAAGCTATGCAGCAGATTTCCATGGTAGGTAATGACCTTGCGCTGGATAAAGGCGTGGGCGTTTGTGGTAAAGAAGGGCAAAGCGTGCCAGTGGGTGTGGGGCAACCAACACTGAAACTCGATAAAATGACCGTGGGTGGCACCGCGTAA